The DNA sequence AAAGAAATCTTCTGCTTAAACCAAAATTAGCGTAAAAATAATATTCGTTTTTATTCCTAATTTCATAAATCATAAAATGAAAAAATGGTGCAAAAAAAAGATACGAAATTGCGAGGTTTTTAAAATTAAATCCCGCTATAAAAGATATTGAAACACTAACCAAAAAACTGATCAAAAAGATTTTTTGATAAAAATACAAATATGCTTGTAGAACTCTCAATTTTTAAATCCGCTCCAGTTCATCACCGCTAATCTGCGTTTTAAAAGTTCCGTAATTCACAGAAACTTTACCATTCTTGTCAATCTTTTCAATGGTTCCAACACTTGTAGATCCAGGAATTCTTACTCGTTGTCCGACTTTCATCCAAACGGCGCGTTCTTTTTGACGTTTATCTTCCAGTTTTTCATTGGTTTCTACGATTTTTTCCTGAACATCAACTTTCTTTAATTGTTGCGTGATCTTGCGTTTAACAACTAGCAACCGTTTAGTTTCATCTTTATCAGAACCTAATTTTCGGAATTTTTCCTGTTCCAGAATTTTCACGAAATCTGCCACAACCAATTTCCTGGATTTTCCTTTCACATAAGAATCGATGAAGGCTTCAACCTTATTTCCAAACTGTAATTTCCGATGTTCGTCTTCGTAGAGTTTTTGAAAATTAAAGAGTTTTTGCTCCAGTTGATCATTCAGTTTTTCAAGATTTTCCTTTTTATTTTGAGTGGAATCTCTTTTTTCTGTTAAATCAGTTTTTAATTTTTCAACCTCAAATTTTTCCTGCTGTAATTTTACAATCGTTTTATCGAGGTTAATAATATCGTGTTCTACTTTCTTCTTGGCAGATTCAATAATGAATTTTGGAATTTTATTTTTCGCTGCAACTTCAAATGTAAATGAACTTCCAGCTTGTCCGACTTCTAATTTATAAAGCGGTTCCAGTGAATTTTCATCAAAAAGCATCGCAGCATTCGTTGCGTTTGGAAGTTGTTCAATCACCAATTTAATGTTGGTATAATGCGTGGTAATAATTGAAAAACTTTTCTTGTCGTAGAAAAACTCCAGGAAACTTTCAGCTAAAGCGCCACCTAATTCCGGATCAGAACCTGTTCCGAATTCATCGATGAGTAATAATGTTTTCGAATCTGCTTCTTTAATAATCTTCGCCATTTTCTTCAAACGGGAAGAGTAGGTCGAAAGATGATTTTCAATGGATTGATTATCACCTATATCCGTCATTAGTTTCTCAAAGAAAAACATTTCAGATTTTGGATGAACAGGAACTAAAATTCCACTCTGAATCATCAATTGCAGTAATCCAACAGTTTTTAAAGTAATCGATTTTCCGCCAGCATTAGGGCCGGAAATACAAAGAATACGATTCTGTTCGGTTAAGGTTAAAGTCTGTGGAAATATCTTTTTCTTTTCAACTTGATTTCTAATCAGCAGCAAAGGATGAAAAGCATTCACCAATCGCATCGTTCTGTGACGGTTGATTTTAGGTAAAATTCCACCAATTTTTTCAGCGAATTTTGCTTTGGCTCTCGTTACATCTAAATCAAAAATATACTTTTGGTAAGAATAAAGTTGAGGTTGAAATTCTGAAATTTCGAAGGTTAGTTTTCGAAGAATTTTATCGACTTCTTTCTTTTCCTCCTCAATATCTTCTCTTAATTTAAACTGATGTTTGACGACAGATTCCGGTTGAATATAAGTAATCGAACCTGTTTTCGAAAGTCCTAAAACTCTTCCAGGAACACGCTTTTTGTAAGCAGATTTTACGGCTAAAACTCTTTGGTCATCGACAATACTTTCTCGGATGTCATCTAAATAATCAGTATTGGTAAGACCAGTAAGTGCACGGTTAAAGTTTTCTTGAATGGCTTTTCTAGCGTGAGAAATATCGTGTCTTAATGCTTTCAGAATGGGTGAAGAATCACTTTTTACTTCGCCAAAACGGTTAAACACTTTGTCAATTTTATCAACGATTTCTTTTCGGTATTCTAAATCTTTAACATCGTTATTCAGATGAAGAAATATATCTGAATGAATTGGATAAAACTTTTGAAGTCGAGCGATTTGCTCCGTCAGACTTTTTATTTTAAGGAAAGCAGCATTGTCTAATCTGAAATTTTCAATCAGCATTAGTTTTAACTCCTCGTCAATATCTTCAAATTCGCTGAAAGGAATTGCGTTATCGCTTTCAAAACTCGATACATATTCAGCTACTTTTTTTAAGGAAAGTTCAGCTGCATCAATATCGAATGGGCGAATTGCTGCAATTCTATCTGCAGTTTTTTTCGAAAAGGCAAAAGGGGAAATCTCCGCTAAAAGTTCGGGGAATTCAAGTTCGTTTAAATCGTCTGTTTGTATATGCACGCGCAAATTTAGTAAGTTAATTTGAGAATGGGATAATTTGAGAATGAGTTAATTTGAGAATGCGGCAGTTGGAGTAAAATTTTTGTATTTTTTTAGTTCAAACGATAGCTCCTATTTTAAATTATTCTCTCTGCGTCTTTGCGTAAATCTTTGCGGCTTTGCGTGAAAAACAAAAAGTTTTTTAAATCTCAAAAATTCTATCTTTGAAAGATGAAGTTTTCTACAGAGCGATTAATTTTAAGAACAATCACAGAATACGATGCCAGCGAGATTCTGAACATCAGAAGTAACGTTGAAATTAATCAATTCCTTCATCGAAATCCTCCTAAAAATTCTTTTGAAGCTTTAGAATTTATTTTAAATATCAAAAGGAAATCAGCGAATAATGAAATTGTCCTTTTTGGAATTACTTTTCAAAATCATTCAAAATTAGTAGGAACAATTTGCCTTTGGAAATTCTCCGAAGATCGAACAGTTGCTGAATTAGGCTTCGAATTATTACCCGACTATCACGGAAAAGGAGTCATGTCGGAAGCTGTAAATTGTATTTTAAATTATGGATTTAAAAATTTAAATTTAGAAAAGATAGAAGCTTGTACCAATAAAAACAATTCAAATTCTATTAATTTACTTCAAAAATCAAAGTTTATTCTAAATGAAAATCGCCGAGACGAAAAGTTTCCCGAAAATCTTATTTTTGAATTAAACGCTATTTAAATAATCATCGCATTATCACATCAATTAATCATCACCTCATACAATGACTTGGACCGAAATTCTTTCTCCGATTAAAAATACAGAATACTTCGAAAAGCTTTGGCAAAAAGTAGAAGAGGAATATTCAACCGAAAAATGTTTTCCACCAAAAGAGCAGATTTTTAGAGCATTAGATTTAACGTCTTTTGAAAATGTAAAAGTGGTTATTATTGGTCAGGATCCTTATCACAACGATGATCAGGCAAATGGATTGTGTTTTTCTGTTTCTGAAAAAGTAAAAGCGCCGCCTTCACTCAAAAATATTTTCAAAGAATTGAAAGAAGATTTAGGAATTGAAAGATCTAAGAAAGAACTTGATGATTGGGCAGAACAAGGAGTTTTACTTTTGAATGCGACTTTAACGGTAAAAGCACACTCGCCGAATTCTCATAAAGATCTAGGTTGGGAGAAATTCACCAATTACGCCATCAAAGAAGTTTCAGATAAAAAGGAAAATATAGTCTTTGTTTTATGGGGCGCTTTTGCACAAAAAAAAGAGGAACTCATTGATTCCTCTAAACATTTTATTGTAAAATCTGCGCATCCATCGCCTTTTTCGGTTTATCGTGGTTTCTACGGAAGTAAACCTTTTTCTCAGATCAATGATTATTTAAAATCAAAAAATATAGAAACTATTTCGTGGTAGTTCCACCGCGTTCGGTTGATGGATTTTGATCTGTTTCTTTTTCAAACTGAAGTGCAATTTTATAAGTTCCTTTCAATGCTTTAAATCCTTTTGCTGAAGTAGTTTCCGGACTTACATCAATTAATGAGATTGCGTATCCGTTGAAATTTTGTGTGTTTTGGTATCCTTTACTTGCATCATTTAAAGTGCTTAATTGCAGTGTTACAGGTCTCGTATAAGTTCCCATCAACGTAACTTCTGCCATTGCATTTCCGGCCCAAACACATTGTACATCTTTTGGGCAACGGCTGTCTTCAACTATTTTATTGAAAGTAACATTCATTCCGTATTCTTTAAAGAATTTATTTTCTCCTTCCTTTAAATAAATCACATTTTTTTGATTTGAGTTAGCCTGTTCGTGTTCTGCAATTTTTACGGCTTCTGCATCAGGCGGTAATCCAGTAGACATTTTCGGCTCGTCTTTTTTTGGAGTGGTCGAATCAGAAGTTGTTACCACTTTCGTATTCTCAATAATAGTTGCTTTTTCCGTCTTTGCTGCATTTTGATTTTGACACGTTGCCAAAGTAAAAACAGCTAATGAACTTAGTAATATTCTGTAAATCATAAATTTAATTTTTAAAACATATCGATTAAAACTACCAAAAACATTGCCAATCCCACGATGAAATTGAAACCTGTTCCGTAGAGAAATCCTATAAAAGCACCTTTGGTAGAATTCCAGGCTTTCTTTTTGTCGGAAGCATCATGCAATAATTCGCCAATGAAAACGCCTAAAAACATTCCGATTAAGAAACCAAAAGGAATGGGAATAAAGAACAATCCGACTAAAGTTCCAACAAATGAGCCGACGCTTCCCCAACGTGTTCCGCCATATTTCCGATTGGTTCTAGCTGGAATGACATAATTTAAAACGGTTGATAAAATCGTCAGGAAAACAAAAATCCAAATATAAAACATTGATAGTGGCGCGTCCGTTCCAAATTTATAGATGAGCAAACCCGCTAAACTTAATAGTAAACCAGGTAAAACAGGAAGGAAAGTTCCTAAAATACCGAGAACTAATAATATAATGCACGCAATATCAATTAAAGTAGTGTCCATCGTAACTAAATTTTGTTAAATGTACTTATTAATCTACGAAAGACAAACAGAATTCTTATTTTTGCCATAATGAATAAAGATCTGACTAATACTAAAGATTTCCTGCAGGATATAAGCGATTATATTCACGTTTTTGTCCGAGATTATTTTCCAGATGGTTGGGTTTTACTGCTGCAAATATTGGCGAAATTTATTTTTTTTATTGTCATTATTTACCTGGTTGATTTTCTATTTAAATTATTAATCAACAGTATTTTCAAAGTTTTTTTTAATAAAGAGAAATATCCGATCTTAAAATCAATCTACGACGCAAAAATCACCAATTCGATTTCGCACATTAATGCCTTATTGTTCGGTAGTTATGCGTTATTTTCGATTTTTTACAGACATCCAAAAAGCTTTACTTTTCTTGAAAGATTAATCGGTTTATTTATTGTCTTAGTTATTGCACAATTGCTGCTGCGTGGTGTAACTGCTTTCAGAAACTATTTTGTAATTAAAAAAGATTATTACAAGATCATCGCTTTGAATGCTGTTTCTCAAACGATTAATATTTTCGGAATTTTTGTGTGTTCTGTCATTGCAATTAGCGTATTGTTTGGCATTAGTGGTTCTGCAATTGTAGGAAGTTTAGGAGCGATTACGGCAGTTTTAGTATTGGTTTTCAGAGATACGATTTTAGGTTTTGTAACTGGAATTCACGTAGCTACTTCTAAAAATTTAAAAGTCGGTGACTGGATCGGAATCCCAAAATATGGCTTAGAAGGAACGATCATCGATTTAAATCTTTTAACTACGAAAATTGAGAATTTTGATAAAACAATTTCGACGATTCCAACCTATGATTTTTTAACGACAGAAATTAAGAATCTTCAAGTAATGTCTGAAAGCAATACGCGAAGGATCAAGCGTTCTATCATCTTTAATATTAATTCTTTTAAATTTTTAAATTTAGAAGAAGTCGAGCACTTTTCGAAAATTAATTTGATTAAAGGATATCTTGATAATATGAAAACCGAGATTGTCAAAGAAAGATCGGATTTAGAAAATTCAGATCTGATCATTAATGGCAGACAGTTAACCAATATTGGAGTCTTTCGGGAATATGCTCTTCATTATCTTAAAAGCAGTAAGCACATTGATCAGGGAGGAACGTTGCTCGTGAGACAACTTGAAAATACGCCACACGGAATGCCTTTAGAGATTTACTGTTTCACCAACGATTCTGCCTGGGCCAATTATGAAGTAATTATGGCAGATATTTTTGATCATCTTTTGGTAGCTTCCAAAGAATTTGATTTAGAAATTATGCAGTTTAATAAAATGTAATACAATGACAAAATTGAGTGTAAATATTAATAAAATTGCGACCATCAGAAACGCAAGAGGTGGTGAATTACCAAGTGTAACTGAAGCTGCAATTAAGTTGCAGGAATTTGGCGCGCAGGGAATTACCATTCATCCAAGACCAGATCAAAGACATATTACGAGAAAGGATGTTTATGATTTAAAGCCTTTAATTCATACCGAATTTAATATAGAAGGAAATCCGCATCGTGCTTTTATTGATATGGTTTTAGAAGTAAAACCTGAGCAGGTTACACTTGTTCCAGATGGTGAAGATGCGATTACGTCGAATGCAGGTTGGGATTGTGAGTATAATTTGGAATTTTTAAAATTGGTAATTTCAGAATTTAAAGAAGCCGGAATTAGAACTTCTATTTTCCTGGATCCAAATCCGGAAATGGTAAAATTTGCTAAACAAACTGGTGCTGATAGAATTGAATTATACACTGAAGCTTACGCAACCAATTATTCTAAAAATAAAGAAGAGGCAATTAAACCTTATATCGAAACTGCTTTAGAAGCAGAGAAATATGGATTAGGTGTTAATGCTGGTCACGATTTAAGTTTAGAAAATTTAAAATATTTTGCAGATAATATTCCTAATTTATTAGAGGTTTCCATTGGTCATGCTTTGATTTCTGAGGCGTTATATATGGGACTTGAAAATACCGTTCAGGCGTATCTGAAGCGTTTAGCAAAATGGTAAAATAATGGAAGCGGGCTTTAACCCGTTTTTCTGTATTCAATATTTATAGGCTTTAGCCGAAATTTATGTTAATTTTGAACTTTAATTATTATTGATGGAAATTCTGCACTCAAAGATTTACGGAGAAGACAAACCAGGAACGCCGCTTTTGGTATTTCACGGATTATTCGGAATGCTCGATAACTGGGGAAGTTTCGGTAAAGAAATGGGCGAGTTTTTTCCGGTTCATTTAATTGATTTAAGAAATCATGGAAAAAGTTTTCACTCACCAGAAATGTCGCATGACGATTTAGCGCACGATATTTTGCATTATATGGAATCCCACAATTTGCAGAAAGTTAATTTGTTGGGTCATTCTTTGGGAGGAAAAGCAGTGATGCAATTTGCTATTAAATATCCGATCAAACTGGAAAAATTAATCGTAGTTGATATTTCACCAAAAGCATATCCGCCACATCATCAGGGAATTATAAAAGCGTTAGAAACGGTTGATTTCGTAAAAGTGACTTCCAGACAAGAAGTTGAAGAAATTCTACATCAATATATTCCTGAGAAATCAGTCATTCAATTTTTGGCAAAAAACCTTTATTGGACTGATGATAAAAAACTAAACTGGCGTTTTAATTTAAAAACACTTTCCGAAAAATACACAGAATTTGTTTCTAATGCAATCAAATACGGTGTGTTTTCAGGAGAAACTTTATTTATTTCGGGAGCAAAATCCAACTATATTTTACCTCAAGATGAATTCCAGATTAAACAGCAATTCCCAAATGCATCAGTCGTTACGATAAAAAATGCGGGACATTGGGTGCAGGCCGAAAATCCTACTGACTTCAACGAAGTGGTTAAAGATTTCCTTTCGGAACATCGAGTTTAATTTCGAATTATTTAAAAAACTCAAAGTCTCCAATCTCATGTCTCCAAATCTCCCCTCTAAATTATGGTATTAGTCACAGGTGCTACTGGAATTCTCGGCAGAGTTATCGTTTTAGAATTACTGAAACGCGGTAAATCCGTCCGGGCAACCAAAAGAGCTTCCAGTAACATTGAAGAAGTTCGTGAATCTTACCGATTTTATACCGATAAAGCCGACGATTTTTTTAATAAAATTGAATGGATTGATGTCGATTTTCAAGATTTAGAATCATTACAGAACGCACTTGATCAAGTCACCGAAGTCTATCATTGCGCTGCTCACGTGAGTTTTCATCCCGATGAAAGGCGTACGATGTATCAAACTAATATCGAAGGAACAAGACAACTTCTTTTTGCCTGTGAAGATTCTTCGGTTAAGAAATTCTGTTTTGTAAGTTCAACTGCTGTTCTAGATGGCGTTAATGAAAAAGGCGAAACGACTGAAGATTCCAATTATAATTCAAAACTGATTCATTCGCCATATGCTAAGTCCAAACATTTTTCTGAAATGGAGGTGTGGCGCGCCTCGGCGGAAGGATTAAATACCGTAATTATCAATCCAGGCGTAATCATCGGTAGTGGAAACTGGCAGTCGAGTAGCGGTGAAATTTTTGATGCTTTTGAGAAATATCCTTACGCGATGAGCGGAAGTACGACTTATGTTGATGTTAGAGATGTTTCTGAAATCGCCATTTCATTAATGGAAAATAATATTTTTGGAGAACGGTTTATCATTATTTCTGAAACTAAGAAGATTATTGAAGTTGCAAATTTTGTTCGTGAAAAATTAGGGAAATCAAAAGCGAAAGTGCTGTCAAAAGGAATTTTAAACTTAGGTTACGTCTTCAATGTTTTATTCGGATGGCTTTTTCCTAAGCTTAGAATGATGAGTAAAGTCAATCTTGAAACTGTAACTTCAAATCATGTCGTTTCAAATAAAAAGATTAGAAAAGAACTTGATTATCAATTTATTCCAGTTTTTGAAAGTATTGATTTCCATTTAAAAAATTATATCTCAGATAAAAAATAACTATGAATGTTGCTGAATTTTTAAATATTAATACTGCCAAGTTTCCGATGAAACCGGCAATCGGTTTTAAGAAAAAAGAAAAGTGGACAGAAATCACTTGGTCAGATTTCCGACGATTGGTTTTTAAAACTGCAAATGCACTTTGCGAAGCAGGTATTTCTGAGCACGATAAAGTGGCCATTTATTCTGATAATTCAGCAGAATGGATTGTAACTGATTTGGCGATTTTGTCTTTGGGAGCGGTAACCGTTCCGATTTATTCCACTAATAATGAGGAGCAGGCAGAATATATTCTGAACGAATCTGAATGTAAAATCATCTTAGTCGGAAATCAGGAACAATATGATGCAGCTTTTAATATTTTAAATAGAAATCATATTTTGAAGCAGGTTTTGGTTGCGAAAAAAGCAATCTGGATCAAAAAAGAAAACAGTCAATATTTCGAGGATTTTATTAAAAAAGCAGAAGAAACTTTTGATATTGTTCCTAAAGAAGATGAAGATTTAGCCACCATTATTTATACTTCAGGAACCACGGGTGTTCCAAAAGGAGTGATGCTGACTCACGGAAATTTCCACAAATCGGTAGAAGCACATTTTGAATTTTTTAAGTTTAAAAACTTCGAGAATGAAACTTCTTTAGCATTTTTACCATTAACGCATATTTTCGAAAGATCTTGGACTTTACTCGCTTTGTATGGTGGAGCAAAAGTTTATTTCCTGGAGAATACCAAACTCATTGCAAGTGCATTAGTAGAAATTAAACCGACTATAATGTGTGCTGTGCCAAGGTTTTATCAGAAAATTTATGCGGGAGTTAATGAAATGGCAAACAACAGTTCTGAGTCTAAAAAGAAAATTTTCAACTGGGCAATTGCAACGGGAACTGAAGTTGCAGAATTGAGACGATTAAATAAAGAAATTCCATTTTCCTTAAACATTAAAAATAAAATTGCAGGCATCATGGTCTTTAATAAGGTCAAGAAAAAAATGGGCGGAAAACTCTGGTTTATGCCTTGTGGTGGAGCTTCTGTCTCGTCTGAAGTTACGCGGTTTTTTGAGGCATTGGGTATTCATATTACGGTTGGTTATGGTTTGACAGAAACTACGGCAACTTTAACTTGCTTTCCTTTTCATAATTTTGAACATGGATCTGCGGGAATTCCCTTTGGCGATACTCAAATTAAGATTGGTGAAAACGATGAGATTTTAGCCAAAGGAAGCGGGATTATGAAAGGTTATTATAAAAAGCCAACTGAAACTGCGGAGGTTTTTACCGAAGATGGTTGGTTTAAAACGGGTGATGCAGGAAAATTTGACGCAGCTGGAAATTTAATAATTACGGATCGGATTAAGGATTTAATGAAAACTTCGAATGGGAAATATATTGCGCCGCAACCTTTAGAAAATCTACTTTCAGATAATAATTATATCAATCAAGCGATGATTGTGGCAGAAGGAAAACCTTATGTTACAGCGCTGATAATTCCAAATTTTGAGGCGTTGCAGGAAGTGATTGCAAAAATGAATATTCCTTTTACGAATTGGGCAGACATTGTTAATTTGGAAAGTATTCGAGAGTTTTATCGGGAGAAAATGGACGATATTCAGAAAGGACTTTCCGGTTTTGAAAAGGTGAAGAAATTTACTTTAATGCCCGCAGAATTCGAAATAGGAAGTGGCGAAATTACGCCGACTTTGAAAGTCAAACGAAATGTAGTTTTGCAAAAATACGCGGCTTTGGTAGATAAGATGTATAATTCTTAATTGTGCATTTAAAAAAAATAGTCTTTATTAAAGTAAATTAGAAATAGAATATGAACGAATTTTCAGGAAATTTAAACTTCGAAATCTCTAATCAGAAAGTCAACGAATCTTGTCCTTCTAATATTGCCTTGATCAAATATTGGGGGAAATATGAAAACCAGATTCCAGCAAATCCAAGTATTAGTTATACTTTAAATCTGTGTAAAACAAATACAGAAATGCAGTTTATCGCTGATGAACCGTTTTCTGTTCAGACTTTTTTAGCTGGAAAAGAAGAATTGAAATTTGCTGAGAAAATCGAGAAATATTTTAAAAATATTGAACGGTATTTGCCCTGGATTTTAAAAGGCAAATATATCATCCAAACAGAAAATACTTTTCCACACAGTTCTGGGATTGCAAGTTCTGCTTCCGGTTTTGGAGCGATTGCAAAATGCTTAATGAATTTAGATAAAGCTTTTTCGGGACAAACTGATGAAGATTCGTCGTTGAGAAAAGCAAGCTTTCTGGCTCGTTTAGGAAGCGGAAGTGCTTGCAGAAGCTTGTATGCCGGATTGGTTGTTTGGGGAGAAACCAAAGAGGTTTCCGGAAGTTCTGATTTATTTGCAGTTCGCTATCCGAATGAAGAAATTCATGAAGTTTTCAGAAGTTTCAACGATTGGGTTTTACTCATTCACGAAGGTGAGAAATCGGTGAGTTCTACAGTTGGTCATGGTTTGATGAATACGAATCCGTATGCAGAAAGAAGATTTCAGGAAGCCCATGAGAATTTCGCTAGTCTGAAAACGATTTTGAAAAACGGGGATATGACAGTATTTATTAAAATGGTTGAACATGAAGCGCTGACCTTGCACGCGATGATGATGATGAGCGAGCCCGCATTCATTTTGATGCAAACGGGAACTTTAGCCGTCATTAATAAAATATGGGGATTCCGAAAAGAAACGAACCTTCCTTTATTCTTTACTCTAGATGCAGGTGCGAACGTACATTTGCTTTTCCCAAGTAATAGAGATGAAGAAAAAATTCAAGAATTTATTATTAAAGAATTAGTGCAGCATACCCAAAATAATGGAGTTGTAAAAGATGTGATGCGGTTCTAAAATGAAGAAAAAGTATTGGTATATAGTCTTAGTGGTAATTATTATTTTACTGTTTATCGCACTATTCTACGGAAAAATAATTCGTGTCGGAAGTTGGGGATATAACAGAACTATACAATGGAATTAATCAATTGCTCCAAAATTGCTTTTTACTGCAAATCCAAGATTCACCGTGTTTCGCCGGAAATAAATAATTTAAAAACGGATAATTTACAAGAAGTCGTTCTTCCAAACTAAGCACGCAAAAGTTTGTAAAAGTTTATTAGAAAGAAGGTTTGCTAAACTTTAGTTTACATCATTTTTACAGATGTCTTTTGCCTCTTTTGCTGTTTAAAAGAGTAAAGATTTAAATTCTTAAGATGGAACTTACTTTTTAACCGCAAGTCTGCTCAAGGTATGCATGATAAAAACCACGATGATACCAACGATTGCTGCAGACATTGATAGGATGAAAGTAGAGTTTTCTTCTGCAAGAAATCCTAGATTCCATTCGATAACGTAAAGGTTTACACAGATAAATACGATGAAAAGCGCTAAGAATATTTTATAGAACAGTTGCATTTTTATAAATATTAAAATTTAACATACGTTGAGAAAAGTTGTGCGAAGTTTGCTGTAAACAACTTGATTGAAATTGCAAGAAGAATGATTCCGAAAACTTTTTGTAAAACTTGAAGCGTTCCGTCCCCTAATTTTTGCTCTAACCAATTCGCTGATTTCAGCACCAA is a window from the Kaistella flava (ex Peng et al. 2021) genome containing:
- a CDS encoding endonuclease MutS2, which encodes MHIQTDDLNELEFPELLAEISPFAFSKKTADRIAAIRPFDIDAAELSLKKVAEYVSSFESDNAIPFSEFEDIDEELKLMLIENFRLDNAAFLKIKSLTEQIARLQKFYPIHSDIFLHLNNDVKDLEYRKEIVDKIDKVFNRFGEVKSDSSPILKALRHDISHARKAIQENFNRALTGLTNTDYLDDIRESIVDDQRVLAVKSAYKKRVPGRVLGLSKTGSITYIQPESVVKHQFKLREDIEEEKKEVDKILRKLTFEISEFQPQLYSYQKYIFDLDVTRAKAKFAEKIGGILPKINRHRTMRLVNAFHPLLLIRNQVEKKKIFPQTLTLTEQNRILCISGPNAGGKSITLKTVGLLQLMIQSGILVPVHPKSEMFFFEKLMTDIGDNQSIENHLSTYSSRLKKMAKIIKEADSKTLLLIDEFGTGSDPELGGALAESFLEFFYDKKSFSIITTHYTNIKLVIEQLPNATNAAMLFDENSLEPLYKLEVGQAGSSFTFEVAAKNKIPKFIIESAKKKVEHDIINLDKTIVKLQQEKFEVEKLKTDLTEKRDSTQNKKENLEKLNDQLEQKLFNFQKLYEDEHRKLQFGNKVEAFIDSYVKGKSRKLVVADFVKILEQEKFRKLGSDKDETKRLLVVKRKITQQLKKVDVQEKIVETNEKLEDKRQKERAVWMKVGQRVRIPGSTSVGTIEKIDKNGKVSVNYGTFKTQISGDELERI
- a CDS encoding GNAT family N-acetyltransferase, which encodes MKFSTERLILRTITEYDASEILNIRSNVEINQFLHRNPPKNSFEALEFILNIKRKSANNEIVLFGITFQNHSKLVGTICLWKFSEDRTVAELGFELLPDYHGKGVMSEAVNCILNYGFKNLNLEKIEACTNKNNSNSINLLQKSKFILNENRRDEKFPENLIFELNAI
- a CDS encoding uracil-DNA glycosylase — its product is MTWTEILSPIKNTEYFEKLWQKVEEEYSTEKCFPPKEQIFRALDLTSFENVKVVIIGQDPYHNDDQANGLCFSVSEKVKAPPSLKNIFKELKEDLGIERSKKELDDWAEQGVLLLNATLTVKAHSPNSHKDLGWEKFTNYAIKEVSDKKENIVFVLWGAFAQKKEELIDSSKHFIVKSAHPSPFSVYRGFYGSKPFSQINDYLKSKNIETISW
- a CDS encoding DUF456 domain-containing protein codes for the protein MDTTLIDIACIILLVLGILGTFLPVLPGLLLSLAGLLIYKFGTDAPLSMFYIWIFVFLTILSTVLNYVIPARTNRKYGGTRWGSVGSFVGTLVGLFFIPIPFGFLIGMFLGVFIGELLHDASDKKKAWNSTKGAFIGFLYGTGFNFIVGLAMFLVVLIDMF
- a CDS encoding mechanosensitive ion channel family protein, which produces MNKDLTNTKDFLQDISDYIHVFVRDYFPDGWVLLLQILAKFIFFIVIIYLVDFLFKLLINSIFKVFFNKEKYPILKSIYDAKITNSISHINALLFGSYALFSIFYRHPKSFTFLERLIGLFIVLVIAQLLLRGVTAFRNYFVIKKDYYKIIALNAVSQTINIFGIFVCSVIAISVLFGISGSAIVGSLGAITAVLVLVFRDTILGFVTGIHVATSKNLKVGDWIGIPKYGLEGTIIDLNLLTTKIENFDKTISTIPTYDFLTTEIKNLQVMSESNTRRIKRSIIFNINSFKFLNLEEVEHFSKINLIKGYLDNMKTEIVKERSDLENSDLIINGRQLTNIGVFREYALHYLKSSKHIDQGGTLLVRQLENTPHGMPLEIYCFTNDSAWANYEVIMADIFDHLLVASKEFDLEIMQFNKM
- a CDS encoding pyridoxine 5'-phosphate synthase, giving the protein MTKLSVNINKIATIRNARGGELPSVTEAAIKLQEFGAQGITIHPRPDQRHITRKDVYDLKPLIHTEFNIEGNPHRAFIDMVLEVKPEQVTLVPDGEDAITSNAGWDCEYNLEFLKLVISEFKEAGIRTSIFLDPNPEMVKFAKQTGADRIELYTEAYATNYSKNKEEAIKPYIETALEAEKYGLGVNAGHDLSLENLKYFADNIPNLLEVSIGHALISEALYMGLENTVQAYLKRLAKW
- a CDS encoding alpha/beta fold hydrolase; the protein is MEILHSKIYGEDKPGTPLLVFHGLFGMLDNWGSFGKEMGEFFPVHLIDLRNHGKSFHSPEMSHDDLAHDILHYMESHNLQKVNLLGHSLGGKAVMQFAIKYPIKLEKLIVVDISPKAYPPHHQGIIKALETVDFVKVTSRQEVEEILHQYIPEKSVIQFLAKNLYWTDDKKLNWRFNLKTLSEKYTEFVSNAIKYGVFSGETLFISGAKSNYILPQDEFQIKQQFPNASVVTIKNAGHWVQAENPTDFNEVVKDFLSEHRV
- a CDS encoding NAD-dependent epimerase/dehydratase family protein; this encodes MVLVTGATGILGRVIVLELLKRGKSVRATKRASSNIEEVRESYRFYTDKADDFFNKIEWIDVDFQDLESLQNALDQVTEVYHCAAHVSFHPDERRTMYQTNIEGTRQLLFACEDSSVKKFCFVSSTAVLDGVNEKGETTEDSNYNSKLIHSPYAKSKHFSEMEVWRASAEGLNTVIINPGVIIGSGNWQSSSGEIFDAFEKYPYAMSGSTTYVDVRDVSEIAISLMENNIFGERFIIISETKKIIEVANFVREKLGKSKAKVLSKGILNLGYVFNVLFGWLFPKLRMMSKVNLETVTSNHVVSNKKIRKELDYQFIPVFESIDFHLKNYISDKK